A genomic stretch from Nitrospirota bacterium includes:
- a CDS encoding PAS domain S-box protein has protein sequence MKDWILQKRWRILLSGILIVTIPLLVLSTYVYFSVTSALEERLLKENQRIAQYAAHTLEEKLKSEISFGKSFSSRYLLQEALDKRDTKEIHRHLVTLIENSNTIERVTILDHAGIQIDNYPLTPETIGKDFSQRDYYKGVSRNWSPYVSDFFMRIAKPQRYLFAIAVPMRYKGNVIGILVIQPREDFIENAVSDVDIARNFQGNMHKGHIYVVDKKGNLVFHPDYVMDRIIDYSNIPPVRNVLKGMEGIETIIGPVHKLPVISAYHPVTEWGWGVVVEQQINAVLAPAKKIQFALFAVTGFMLLLGGYFAYKASALMVSVKIAEENLSVTLHSIGDGVLVVDVEQKIVRLNPVAEHLTGWKEAEARGRRVEEVFRIMNEKTRMPAVIPVEEVFSTGLIKGLANHTILISKDGTEHPIADSAAPIRGKGSEILGVVLVFRDVTAEREAELLLQVAILAAESANKAKSDFLANMSHELRTPMNSIIGFSEVLEDGLYGELNQNQKEYVNNILTSGRHLLSLINDILDLSKVEAGKLDLELNRSLLKDILNASMTMLKEKAMKHGIRLRLEIGSDADIEIDTDDRKLKQIMFNLLSNAIKFTPDGGSVSVQAKRVEMVGRELIEISITDTGIGIKSEDIPKLFTEFMQLESAYTKNHEGTGLGLALTKRLIELHGGKIWVESEFGKGSIFTFVIPVRQTTPAPA, from the coding sequence ATGAAAGATTGGATTCTACAAAAACGCTGGAGAATTTTACTGTCTGGAATATTGATTGTAACGATACCGCTTCTCGTTCTTTCCACATATGTTTACTTCAGTGTAACATCCGCCCTTGAAGAAAGGCTGCTGAAAGAAAACCAGCGGATTGCGCAATACGCAGCGCATACGCTCGAAGAAAAACTGAAAAGCGAGATATCATTCGGCAAATCCTTTTCTTCAAGATATCTTCTGCAAGAAGCACTTGACAAAAGGGACACAAAGGAGATACACAGACATCTGGTAACTCTCATAGAAAACTCAAATACAATCGAGCGGGTAACCATATTAGACCATGCGGGCATTCAGATTGATAATTATCCGTTAACACCTGAGACCATCGGCAAGGACTTTTCGCAACGAGACTATTATAAAGGAGTGTCAAGAAACTGGTCGCCGTATGTGTCCGATTTTTTCATGAGAATTGCAAAGCCGCAAAGATATCTTTTTGCCATTGCGGTCCCTATGAGATATAAAGGAAATGTTATCGGGATACTCGTGATACAGCCAAGGGAGGATTTTATTGAAAACGCTGTCAGCGACGTGGATATTGCCAGAAACTTCCAAGGTAATATGCATAAAGGCCATATTTATGTGGTGGACAAAAAGGGGAATCTTGTCTTTCACCCTGATTATGTCATGGACAGGATAATAGATTATTCGAATATTCCTCCTGTCAGAAATGTGCTAAAAGGCATGGAGGGTATTGAAACGATAATAGGCCCGGTACATAAACTTCCGGTCATCTCTGCTTACCATCCTGTTACCGAGTGGGGATGGGGCGTTGTCGTGGAGCAGCAGATTAATGCTGTCCTTGCTCCGGCAAAGAAGATACAATTTGCGCTCTTTGCTGTTACCGGATTTATGCTTCTGCTTGGAGGATATTTTGCGTACAAGGCTTCAGCACTGATGGTTTCGGTGAAAATCGCAGAGGAAAACCTCTCTGTTACTCTTCATTCTATCGGGGATGGAGTTCTCGTTGTGGATGTTGAACAGAAGATTGTCCGGCTAAATCCGGTTGCAGAGCATCTCACAGGATGGAAGGAGGCAGAGGCCAGAGGGCGCAGAGTCGAAGAAGTCTTCCGCATTATGAATGAAAAGACGCGGATGCCAGCAGTGATTCCTGTCGAGGAGGTGTTTTCAACAGGACTTATCAAGGGACTGGCAAACCATACGATATTGATTTCAAAAGACGGGACTGAACATCCCATAGCCGACAGCGCCGCCCCGATCCGTGGCAAAGGCAGTGAAATTCTTGGTGTTGTGCTGGTATTTCGAGATGTGACAGCAGAGCGTGAGGCAGAACTGTTGTTGCAAGTCGCGATATTAGCCGCTGAATCGGCAAACAAAGCCAAGTCTGATTTTCTTGCAAATATGTCTCATGAATTGCGCACGCCTATGAATTCGATCATAGGGTTTTCAGAGGTGCTTGAAGACGGATTATACGGAGAGCTTAATCAAAACCAGAAAGAATATGTCAATAACATACTCACCAGCGGCAGGCACCTCCTCTCTCTCATCAATGATATTCTTGACCTCTCAAAGGTTGAGGCGGGTAAGCTTGATCTCGAACTGAACAGATCTCTTTTAAAAGATATTTTGAATGCTTCAATGACAATGCTTAAGGAAAAGGCTATGAAGCACGGGATAAGACTGCGCCTTGAAATAGGATCTGATGCCGACATTGAGATAGATACTGATGATCGGAAACTGAAGCAGATAATGTTCAATCTTCTGAGCAACGCCATCAAGTTCACGCCTGATGGGGGAAGCGTAAGCGTGCAGGCAAAAAGGGTGGAGATGGTGGGTCGGGAGTTAATTGAAATCAGCATTACCGACACCGGTATCGGTATAAAGTCTGAAGATATACCGAAACTTTTCACTGAGTTCATGCAGCTTGAATCAGCATATACAAAAAACCATGAAGGCACAGGCCTCGGCCTTGCACTGACAAAGCGGCTGATCGAACTTCACGGCGGAAAGATATGGGTGGAGAGCGAATTCGGCAAAGGGAGTATATTTACATTTGTGATACCGGTGAGGCAAACCACCCCTGCCCCTGCTTGA
- a CDS encoding DUF1284 domain-containing protein, with translation MPLLRGHHLICLHFFDGEGYDEAFINNLRKILERAKDEEITISSGADDICVLCPYLKESRCLYTESSDEDVRNMDTEALALLCLSKEDKVKWDEIRNKVKRIFPNWYSSRCKECDWKDACEKNALFQEVTKK, from the coding sequence ATGCCGCTTCTGCGAGGACATCACCTCATCTGCCTGCACTTCTTTGATGGTGAAGGCTATGATGAAGCATTCATTAATAACCTGCGAAAGATACTCGAACGTGCGAAAGATGAAGAGATAACCATCTCCTCCGGCGCTGATGATATATGCGTACTCTGTCCCTATCTGAAAGAAAGCAGGTGCCTGTATACCGAGAGTTCTGATGAAGATGTTAGAAACATGGATACTGAAGCACTCGCGCTCCTCTGTCTTTCAAAAGAAGATAAGGTTAAGTGGGATGAAATCAGGAATAAGGTAAAGAGAATATTTCCAAACTGGTATTCATCACGCTGCAAAGAATGCGATTGGAAAGATGCATGTGAAAAGAATGCCTTATTTCAGGAAGTAACAAAAAAATAG
- a CDS encoding response regulator has product MIKILVVEDNKKNRRLIVDVLKYYKYEVIEAENGEDAVKSAFEQLPDLILMDIQMPVMDGFTALKLLREDPATRDIKVIALTSFAMSGDRDKILAAGFDDYIAKPMDTRALPKIVQMYLGV; this is encoded by the coding sequence ATGATAAAAATTCTTGTTGTAGAGGACAATAAAAAGAACCGGCGCTTGATAGTAGACGTCCTGAAGTATTACAAATACGAGGTCATTGAGGCTGAAAACGGAGAGGATGCTGTGAAATCTGCCTTTGAACAGTTGCCGGACCTTATCCTGATGGATATCCAGATGCCGGTCATGGACGGCTTTACAGCGCTTAAACTTCTGCGGGAGGATCCCGCGACAAGAGATATCAAAGTTATCGCTTTAACATCCTTTGCAATGTCCGGCGACCGGGACAAGATACTGGCGGCAGGCTTTGATGACTATATAGCAAAGCCGATGGATACCAGAGCGCTGCCAAAGATTGTACAAATGTATTTAGGAGTGTAG